One Lucilia cuprina isolate Lc7/37 chromosome 4, ASM2204524v1, whole genome shotgun sequence DNA segment encodes these proteins:
- the LOC111690617 gene encoding dynein assembly factor with WDR repeat domains 1, whose protein sequence is MNLTKIFLRFYPPGIALNYQTNEGEEYLQHIDLLDLNINSKPADIARSILYGDHNKNQQLQQLTEICEESTKRNILQTNSTLSSSNTTSDIPVEASVVTIKNNIADNNKNGYINNDNVNNILRKAIAKLQRKLQEPTKKKFYLHTRLETHILPLTNVAFDRSGEHCLTGSYDRTCRIINTHNGTEEHVLGEHDNVVFAVAYNFPKCDRVATGSFDTTVKIWCSSSGLCRSTLIGHNAEVVSVQFQPINGETVCTSSMDGTARIFHIESAQELHILRHHGAEVINSQFSRDGNLLLMGSFDRTASIWDIRSKSLVAQLRGHTAELSSCLWNFSCDLIATGSLDSTACVWDLRKSTESLFTIKDHTDEVLDVTFDSTGRRLATASNDCTARVWSLKGDLELLSVMMGHTEEVSKVCFSPPGGLLLTASADHTARLWLTDSGLCSQVLAGHESDVFSCAFSYAGDVILTASKDNTCRLWR, encoded by the exons atgaatttaacaaaaatatttttgcgatTTTATCCACcag GTATTGCCTTAAATTATCAAACAAATGAAGGAGAAGAATATTTACAACATATAGACttattggatttgaatataaa TTCCAAACCAGCTGATATCGCACGTAGCATTTTATATGGAGAccataataaaaatcaacaactacaacaactaacAGAAATATGTGAGGAGTCAACTAAACGGAATATATTACAGACAAACTCAACTTTATCATCATCAAACACGACATCTGACATCCCAGTCGAAGCATCAGtagtaacaataaaaaacaatattgctgataataataaaaatggatATATTAACAATGACAATGTCAATAACATCTTAAGAAAAGCAATCGCTAAGCTGCAACGTAAACTGCAGGaaccaacaaaaaagaaattctatCTGCACACGCGCCTAGAGACACACATCCTGCCACTTACAAATGTAGCCTTCGATAGAAGTGGTGAACATTGTCTGACCGGAAGCTATGATAGAACTTGTCGCATCATCAACACGCACAATGGCACCGAAGAACATGTGCTTGGGGAGCATGATAATGTTGTTTTCGCAGTTGCCTACAATTTTCCTAAATG TGATCGCGTAGCTACTGGTTCCTTTGACACCACCGTTAAAATCTGGTGTTCATCATCGGGTTTATGTCGCAGCACACTAATTGGACACAATGCTGAAGTAGTATCGGTACAATTTCAGCCTATAAATGGCGAAACAGTTTGTACCTCATCAATGGATGGTACAGCTCGAATTTTTCACATTGAGTCAGCACAAGAATTACATATATTAAGGCATCATGGTGCCGAAGTTATAAATAGTCAATTCAGCAGAGATGGTAATCTACTGTTAATGGGATCATTTGATCGAACAGCTTCCATATGGGATATAAGATCGAAAag TTTAGTAGCTCAGCTTCGTGGTCATACGGCAGAACTTAGTTCTTGTTTGTGGAATTTTTCTTGCGACTTAATTGCTACTGGTTCTTTAGACAGCACAGCTTGTGTTTGGGACTTAAGGAAATCAACCGAATCTTTATTTACTATTAAAGACCATACAGATGAAGTATTGGATGTAACTTTTGATAGTACGGGCCGTCGTTTGGCTACCGCTAGCAATGATTGCACCGCACGTGTTTGGAGTTTAAAAGGTGATTTAGAATTGTTATCGGTTATGATGGGACATACAGAGGAGGTGTCAAAG GTGTGTTTTAGTCCTCCTGGTGGCCTATTGTTAACCGCATCAGCTGATCATACTGCACGCTTATGGCTAACTGATTCTGGTTTATGTTCTCAAGTTTTAGCCGGTCATGAGAGTGATGTATTCTCTTGTGCCTTTAGTTATGCCGGAGATGTGATATTAACCGCTTCCAAAGATAATACATGTCGTTTATGGAGATGA
- the LOC111690542 gene encoding protein phosphatase 1B: MGGFLDKPKTAKHNDSGEGNKLHFGVSSMQGWRCEMEDAYYACADLGEDLKDWSFFAVFDGHAGCKVSEYCAKYLLNYIVNTQEFQDGEHEKGIRTGFLRIDEEMRKLPELHINAGKCGGTTAVCAFVSPTQMYIANCGDSRAVLCRQGSPVFATQDHKPILPVEKERICNAGGSVMIKRVNGTLAVSRALGDYDFKNVKEKGQCEQLVSPEPEIFCQSCEDTDEFLVLACDGIWDVMTNEDVCSFIHSRLKITDDLVAIANQVVDTCLNKGSRDNMSIIIIAFPGAPKPTEEALEADIRLEKEIERITREEIESFESVNYGELLVALRDRNIEGLPPGGGLQSKYHLIERIFKEIFPEEKCETASH; this comes from the exons ATGGGCGGATTCCTGGATAAGCCTAAAACTGCTAAACACAATGACAGTGGCGAAGGTAATAAATTACACTTCGGCGTCAGCTCGATGCAGGGCTGGCGATGTGAAATGGAAGATGCTTATTATGCCTGCGCAGATCTCGGTGAAGATCTAAAAGACTGGTCATTTTTTGCTGTCTTCGACGGTCATGCCGGTTGTAAAGTGTCAGAGTATTGTGCCAAGTATCTGTTAAACTATATTGTCAATACACAAGAGTTCCAGGATGGCGAACACGAGAAAGGCATACGTACCGGTTTTCTGCGTATTGACGAAGAAATGCGCAAGCTTCCCGAACTTCATATAAATGCTGGTAAATGTGGTGGTACTACAGCTGTCTGTGCATTCGTTTCTCCCACCCAGATGTATATAGCTAATTGTGGTGATTCGCGTGCAGTTTTATGTCGTCAAGGCTCCCCAGTCTTTGCCACACAAGATCATAAGCCCATATTGCCGGTGGAAAAGGAACGTATTTGTAATGCTGGCGGCAGTGTCATGATTAAGAGAGTCAATGGCACTCTGGCGGTTTCTCGAGCTTTGGGCgattatgattttaaaaatgtcaaagaaaAAGGACAGTGTGAACAATTGGTTTCGCCAGAGCCGGAAATATTCTGTCAAAGTTGTGAGGATACTGATGAGTTTCTAGTTTTAGCTTGTGATGGCATCTGGGATGTTATGACTAACGAAGATGTCTGCAGTTTTATACACTCGAGGCTGAAAATTACCGATGATTTGGTGGCTATAGCTAATCAAGTCGTTGATACATGTTTGAATAAG GGCAGCCGAGATAATATGAGTATCATTATAATAGCTTTCCCTGGAGCACCTAAACCTACCGAAGAAGCTTTAGAAGCCGATATACGGCTGGAAAAAGAAATTGAGAGAATTACAAGAg AGGAAATTGAAAGTTTTGAGTCCGTAAATTATGGTGAATTACTGGTAGCTTTAAGAGATAGAAATATTGAGGGTCTTCCACCAGGTGGCGGTTTACAGTCAAA GTATCATTTAATAGAgcgaatatttaaagaaattttcccaGAAGAAAAGTGTGAA ACTGCATCACATTGA